A window from Glandiceps talaboti chromosome 15, keGlaTala1.1, whole genome shotgun sequence encodes these proteins:
- the LOC144446967 gene encoding ADP-ribosylation factor-like protein 3, which produces MGLLSILRKLKSAPDRELRILLLGLDNAGKTTLLKTLASEDISHITPTQGFNIKSVNSSGFKLNVWDIGGQRKIRPYWKNYFENTDILIYVIDSADRKRFEETGAELAELLDEEKLSGVPLLVFANKQDLFNASRASEISEGLNLHTIKDRDWQIQACSASTGEGIKCGVEWVLKNVGKKKK; this is translated from the exons ATG GGTCTCCTATCCATTCTTAGGAAGCTAAAGAGTGCACCAGACAGGGAATTGAGAATTCTACTACTGGGTCTCGATAATGCTGGTAAAACTACTTTGTTAAAAACACTGGCATCTGAAGATATTAGTCATATAACACCAACACAGGGGTTTAATATAAAGAGTGTCAATTCATCAGGATTTAAACTTAATGTATGGGATATTGGAG GTCAACGAAAGATCCGTCCTTATTGGAAAAATTACTTTGAAAATACAGATATTCTTATATATGTAATTGATAGTGCAGATCGGAAGAGGTTTGAAGAAACTGGAGCC GAATTAGCAGAGCTGTTAGATGAAGAAAAACTTAGTGGTGTACCACTTcttgtatttgcaaataaacAAGATCTGTTCAATGCTTCAAGAGCTTCTGAAATCTCAGAGGGATTGAATCTACATACAATTAAGGACCGAGACTGGCAAATTCAGGCTTGTTCAGCTTCAACTGGAGAGGGTATAAAG TGTGGAGTAGAATGGGTTTTGAAAAATGTTGGTAAAAAGAAGAAGTAG
- the LOC144446420 gene encoding sideroflexin-2-like — protein sequence MATAVIDEVTVQQLLTKRFDIDSPRWDQSTFVGRLKHFFNITDPRTALCSEKQLDDAKELVTKYRLGTEPPGTTEQQLHYAQKLYMSAFHPDTGEKQNVIGRMSFQVPGGMLITGCMLQFYKSWPTVVFWQWVNQSFNALVNYTNRNAASPITNKQIGMAYVTATSSALITALGLNSLTKTAPPLVARYVPFAAVASANCVNVPMMRQQEVVNGITLFDENGKEVGKSKKAARKAIFQVVVSRITMAAPGMLILPIIMQRLEKHQWFRNVKILHAPFQTLAVGCFLLFMTPTACSIFPQKCSMKIGNLESDVRNEIQEKYGASIEKVYFNKGL from the exons atggcaactgcaGTCATAGACGAAGTCACAGTTCAACAGCTGCTAACTAAACGGTTTGATATCGATTCACCACGATGGGATCAAAGTACATTTGTTGGCAGATTAAAACACTTCTTTAATATAACCGACCCAAGAACGGCACTTTGTAGTGAAAAACAGTTAGATGATGCAAAAGAACTTGTCACTAAATACAG GTTAGGTACAGAACCACCTGGTACAACTGAACAACAGTTACATTATGCACAAAAATTATATATGTCAGCCTTTCACCCAGATACTGGTGAGAAACAAAATGTGATTGGTCGAATGTCATTCCAAGTCCCAGGTGGCATGCTTATCACAGGATGTATGTTACAATTTTACAA ATCGTGGCCAACTGTTGTATTTTGGCAGTGGGTGAACCAATCTTTCAATGCATTAGTTAACTATACTAACAGAAATGCTGCATCACCAATTACAAACAA ACAGATTGGTATGGCCTATGTAACAGCCACAAGTAGTGCACTAATAACAGCACTAGGATTGAACTCACTAACTAAG ACTGCCCCACCTCTGGTAGCAAGGTATGTACCCTTTGCTGCTGTGGCTTCTGCCAACTGTGTAAATGTACCTATGATGAGACAACAAGAAGTAGTCAATGGTATTACcttatttgatgaaaatggtAAAGAAGTAGGGAAGTCAAAG AAAGCTGCACGCAAAGCCATATTCCAAGTTGTTGTGTCTAGAATTACAATGGCTGCTCCAGGAATGT taattttaccaATAATAATGCAAAGACTAGAAAAACATCAATGGTTCAGAAATGTCAAGATTCTACATGCTCCATTTCAAACCCTTGCTGTTGGCTGCTT TCTGCTTTTTATGACTCCAACTGCTTGTTCTATTTTCCCTCAAAAATG TTCTATGAAGATAGGAAATCTAGAATCTGATGTCAGAAATGAAATTCAAGAGAAGTATGGAGCCAGTATAGAAAAAGTGTATTTCAACAAGGGGTTGTAA